Proteins encoded in a region of the Candidatus Cloacimonadaceae bacterium genome:
- a CDS encoding PAS domain S-box protein, whose translation MNFIERSDEYCRAMFVCGFPMQNILNWSVKMQPRVLYEKYLKHMLVFKEGLKSSGRDYETNLRNLLALCGDLLEADFVLYNALVDGEMQCRCDWNAPPEMTHSEKREHHLCQATMLQQPNESYIITDLPSSKYAEISKCVRRHGLKSYIGHPIYIGDHPIGVLCAFFSREKSFDEENLAFMEIIANFVSAEEECQQKHLLHLQSESDYQKLYQMLRPMCDNSPDMIWAKDTQNHYLFTNEVFCRKVLNAKDTDEPIGKTDMFFAQRQRDLHPDDPNWHTFGEICRDSDTIVIETQQPHRFDEYGNICGNFLRLDVRKTPFYDPDGRFIGTVGSARDVTIEKEIEDAIRDSRERYQAILDSNPDLMFLYDENGIYLDCRVVDEAMMVAKPEDMLGKSVYDMLPKHLADETLTAIHHVRDTGNIYVHEYSLELGQLRYFDSRFVPCGNDRYLSIIRDITDRRLAEIRHHEIEKKYRQIFETANEGILTMDHEHRIVETNQKFCEMLGYCNEELIGKLPSYFLFEDDLPDHYKRLKERKIGKNDVYERRSRKKDGSALWTIISATSILDEAGNFVGSFAMMQDITARRVIEQKMSDSLARYALQRNSMTHISVSQSVPLGNVESLVHEITTMAANVMEVERVSVWLFDESQPLLNCIDLYESTPKRHSSGFILLESEYRSEFAFLKRDKWMDADDPYTDPRTKGYVETYLKPNNIRSMLDIVIRSSGKDYGAICFEHVNQAHHWEVDEISFAFQLADQIALSIASRERLKAESALRDSEERYRLLLDMAPIGIGLFSDEKIMFINPEGARIIGEKNPEILIGNPIRDFIHELSIEDAFIDLAKLIPGEKDLIPAEYFFKRKDGSPAPVEVTATILNYRDKPSIQIIFSDISERKKAEQHIRRNIERLTSIANILQYKTESVQGFLDFALSEAVRLSESKLGYIMSSTPDADGNYIINSLYRHGEHSPDNQEEKIRLQENGISMHTIRDAKPMIINDLKTSSFYGNGVPDWHDTINNLISIPIIYDAKVMAVIALANKPRDYSDTDVLQVTLLMDSVWKMVENRKSDEHILKLSRAVEQSPVSIMITGICGNIEYVNDFFCRITGYSANEVLGKNPRFLKSGETPDEVYAKLWNTISSGDTWNGEFHNRKANGDMYWESASITPVTDKEGRIINYLGVKEDITLKKLMTAELIQARDKAEEMNRLKSSFLANMSHELRTPLVGILGYSELLSNMISDSEQQDMAQTINSSGKRLLNTLNLILDLSRIEANRQDIHMSCFDLNTFVNDKANLFKAAALRKGLELKLHPLEEALNLVSDPHLLEHVINDLINNAIKFTNRGSVSIYVDIVQEIDGCKAQIRIVDTGIGIPSDRLETIFDGFRQVSEGYDRTFTGTGLGLTISKRYTELLGGSISVESEIGIGSTFTISFPEKYLNPLSYDLPEKTDYPEANSAEKTRNKKVKPRILLIDNDSISCQLIEKFLLLTAKLDFATNSEAGLRIASEYHYPVIMLDINLGNEEYGLELVDQIRRLELHKTTPIIAVTAYSMVGDRERFIAHGCSHYLSKPFTREELLEMLGQLL comes from the coding sequence ATGAACTTTATAGAACGAAGCGATGAATATTGCAGAGCCATGTTCGTTTGCGGCTTTCCCATGCAGAATATATTAAACTGGAGCGTGAAAATGCAGCCTCGAGTATTATATGAGAAGTATTTGAAACACATGCTGGTCTTTAAGGAAGGACTGAAGTCATCCGGCAGGGATTATGAGACCAATCTCAGAAACCTCCTTGCTCTTTGCGGTGATCTGCTGGAAGCGGATTTTGTTCTCTACAACGCCTTGGTGGATGGCGAGATGCAGTGCCGCTGTGATTGGAATGCCCCGCCGGAAATGACACACTCTGAAAAGCGTGAACATCACCTCTGCCAGGCAACCATGCTTCAGCAACCAAACGAGAGCTACATAATCACCGATCTTCCGAGCTCCAAATACGCGGAAATCTCCAAATGCGTTAGACGCCATGGACTCAAATCCTACATCGGACACCCCATCTATATCGGCGACCATCCCATCGGAGTGCTCTGCGCCTTCTTTTCCCGGGAAAAAAGTTTCGACGAAGAAAACCTCGCCTTCATGGAGATCATCGCCAATTTTGTCAGCGCCGAGGAAGAATGCCAGCAAAAACATCTGCTGCATCTGCAAAGCGAAAGCGATTATCAAAAGCTCTATCAGATGCTGCGACCGATGTGCGATAATTCTCCGGACATGATCTGGGCAAAAGACACCCAAAACCACTACCTCTTTACCAACGAAGTCTTCTGCCGCAAAGTGCTGAACGCCAAGGACACGGACGAACCGATCGGTAAGACGGATATGTTCTTTGCCCAAAGGCAGAGAGACCTGCATCCCGATGATCCAAACTGGCACACCTTTGGAGAAATCTGCCGTGATTCGGACACCATCGTGATCGAAACCCAGCAACCACATCGCTTTGACGAATATGGCAACATCTGCGGGAACTTCCTGCGCCTCGACGTGCGCAAGACTCCTTTTTACGATCCTGACGGCAGATTCATCGGCACCGTGGGCAGCGCCAGAGACGTCACCATCGAAAAAGAGATCGAGGACGCGATCAGGGACAGCCGTGAACGCTATCAGGCAATTTTGGATTCAAATCCCGATCTGATGTTTCTCTACGACGAAAACGGCATTTATCTCGATTGTCGCGTGGTGGACGAAGCCATGATGGTGGCAAAGCCGGAGGACATGTTGGGAAAAAGTGTCTATGACATGCTGCCAAAACATCTTGCCGACGAGACACTCACAGCGATCCACCATGTGCGGGATACGGGAAACATCTACGTCCACGAGTATAGCCTCGAGCTTGGTCAGCTCCGCTATTTCGATTCCCGTTTCGTGCCCTGCGGAAACGACCGCTATCTTTCCATCATCCGTGATATCACCGACCGAAGACTGGCGGAAATCAGGCACCACGAAATCGAAAAGAAGTATCGCCAGATCTTCGAAACCGCCAATGAGGGTATTCTGACAATGGATCATGAGCACCGGATCGTGGAAACGAACCAGAAGTTCTGCGAAATGCTCGGCTACTGTAATGAGGAATTGATTGGCAAACTCCCATCCTATTTTCTCTTTGAAGACGATCTCCCGGATCACTATAAACGGCTCAAAGAACGCAAGATCGGCAAAAACGACGTCTATGAACGCCGCTCCCGCAAAAAGGACGGATCTGCTCTTTGGACGATAATCTCCGCCACGTCGATCCTGGACGAAGCCGGTAACTTTGTCGGTTCCTTTGCCATGATGCAGGATATCACTGCCCGGAGAGTGATTGAGCAAAAAATGTCCGATTCCCTCGCCCGCTACGCTTTGCAGCGCAATAGCATGACCCATATCTCAGTTTCCCAGAGTGTCCCCCTCGGCAATGTCGAATCCCTCGTCCATGAGATTACTACTATGGCTGCAAATGTGATGGAAGTCGAACGTGTGAGCGTTTGGCTCTTCGACGAAAGCCAGCCGCTGCTCAATTGCATCGATCTCTATGAATCCACTCCCAAGCGACACAGCTCCGGCTTCATCCTCCTCGAAAGCGAATACCGGTCTGAATTTGCCTTCCTCAAAAGAGATAAATGGATGGATGCCGACGATCCCTATACAGATCCCCGCACCAAGGGATACGTCGAGACATATCTGAAGCCAAACAACATCAGATCCATGCTGGATATCGTTATCCGCTCCTCCGGCAAGGACTATGGTGCGATCTGTTTCGAGCACGTCAACCAAGCACATCACTGGGAAGTGGATGAAATCTCCTTTGCCTTCCAATTGGCGGATCAGATCGCACTCAGCATCGCCAGCCGCGAACGCCTCAAAGCGGAAAGCGCCCTGAGGGACAGCGAGGAACGCTATCGCCTGCTTCTGGACATGGCGCCCATCGGTATTGGCCTGTTCAGCGACGAAAAGATAATGTTCATCAATCCAGAAGGCGCGCGCATTATCGGAGAAAAGAACCCCGAAATATTGATCGGAAATCCGATCAGAGATTTCATCCACGAACTCAGTATCGAGGACGCTTTTATCGATCTTGCCAAATTGATCCCCGGCGAAAAGGACCTCATTCCCGCCGAGTACTTTTTCAAAAGAAAAGACGGCTCTCCCGCTCCCGTGGAAGTGACCGCCACAATCCTGAACTATCGCGACAAACCTTCCATCCAGATCATCTTTTCGGATATCTCCGAACGCAAGAAAGCCGAGCAACACATCCGCCGAAACATCGAACGCCTCACCAGCATTGCCAATATTCTTCAATACAAGACGGAAAGCGTGCAGGGTTTTCTCGATTTTGCCCTCAGCGAAGCAGTGCGCCTGTCAGAAAGCAAACTTGGCTACATCATGAGCAGCACCCCGGACGCGGACGGCAACTACATCATCAACAGCCTTTACCGGCATGGGGAACATAGCCCAGATAACCAGGAAGAAAAGATCAGATTACAGGAAAATGGCATCTCGATGCACACGATCAGAGATGCCAAGCCAATGATCATCAACGATTTAAAGACCTCCAGTTTCTATGGAAATGGTGTTCCCGATTGGCACGATACCATCAATAATCTTATCAGTATCCCCATCATCTATGATGCCAAAGTGATGGCGGTGATCGCACTTGCCAATAAACCCCGCGACTATTCGGACACGGACGTCCTGCAGGTGACCCTGCTCATGGATTCCGTCTGGAAAATGGTGGAAAACCGCAAAAGCGACGAACATATCCTCAAGCTCTCAAGGGCGGTGGAACAAAGCCCCGTCTCCATCATGATCACGGGCATTTGCGGTAACATCGAATATGTGAACGATTTCTTTTGCCGCATTACAGGCTATTCCGCTAATGAGGTTTTGGGCAAGAATCCCAGATTCCTAAAATCAGGAGAGACGCCCGACGAAGTCTATGCCAAGCTCTGGAACACGATCAGCTCCGGAGACACCTGGAATGGAGAATTTCACAACCGCAAAGCCAACGGAGATATGTATTGGGAAAGCGCCTCCATCACTCCCGTGACGGACAAAGAAGGCAGGATCATCAATTACCTCGGCGTCAAGGAAGACATCACCCTCAAAAAACTTATGACCGCCGAACTGATCCAGGCTCGCGACAAAGCGGAAGAGATGAATCGCCTCAAATCAAGCTTTTTGGCAAATATGAGCCACGAACTGCGCACTCCGTTAGTCGGCATCCTCGGCTATTCCGAATTGCTCTCAAACATGATCTCGGATTCCGAACAACAGGACATGGCGCAAACCATCAACAGCTCAGGGAAACGCCTTTTGAACACGCTGAACCTCATCCTCGATCTTTCGCGCATCGAAGCCAACCGTCAGGACATCCACATGAGCTGTTTCGATCTGAACACTTTCGTCAACGATAAGGCGAATCTCTTCAAAGCCGCAGCCCTGCGCAAGGGTTTGGAGCTCAAATTGCACCCTCTCGAAGAAGCTTTGAACCTGGTCAGCGATCCGCACTTGCTTGAACATGTGATCAACGACCTGATCAACAACGCGATCAAATTCACCAATCGCGGCAGCGTCAGTATCTATGTCGATATCGTTCAGGAGATCGACGGCTGCAAAGCCCAGATCCGCATTGTCGATACCGGCATCGGCATCCCGAGTGACCGTCTTGAAACCATCTTCGACGGCTTCCGCCAAGTCAGCGAAGGCTATGACCGCACATTCACCGGTACCGGTTTGGGGCTGACTATTTCCAAAAGATACACCGAACTTTTGGGCGGCAGCATCAGTGTGGAAAGTGAGATCGGCATCGGCAGCACCTTCACGATTTCCTTTCCGGAAAAGTATCTGAATCCACTGAGCTACGATCTGCCGGAAAAAACCGATTATCCGGAAGCCAACTCCGCGGAAAAAACCCGAAATAAAAAAGTGAAACCAAGGATCCTCCTCATCGACAATGACAGCATCAGTTGCCAACTCATTGAAAAGTTCCTGCTCTTAACCGCCAAACTCGATTTTGCCACCAACAGCGAAGCCGGACTACGCATTGCAAGCGAATATCACTATCCCGTCATCATGCTGGACATCAACCTCGGCAATGAAGAATATGGACTGGAACTTGTGGATCAGATCCGCCGATTGGAGCTGCACAAAACCACTCCCATCATCGCAGTCACCGCCTATTCCATGGTCGGAGACCGTGAAAGATTCATTGCCCACGGCTGCTCGCACTATCTATCCAAACCCTTTACCAGAGAAGAATTGCTGGAGATGTTGGGGCAACTGCTATAG
- a CDS encoding thioesterase family protein, protein MIFEFKKRIFGYDCDVYGHLNNASYLQLLEAARAEALIAMDMSISRMQKLDLQIFILRFELDYLKAIDLEDTVTVKSWFHKTNRLKGFWVQQIFNSAGELCFEANMIGVFASGGKAKRLPMEIYEHFLKFVESE, encoded by the coding sequence ATGATCTTTGAATTTAAAAAAAGGATCTTCGGCTATGACTGCGACGTCTATGGCCACCTCAATAACGCCAGCTATTTGCAGCTTTTGGAAGCTGCGCGCGCCGAAGCGTTGATCGCAATGGATATGTCTATTTCCCGTATGCAAAAGCTCGATCTGCAGATATTTATCCTGCGTTTCGAGCTGGACTATCTCAAAGCTATCGACCTCGAGGACACCGTCACGGTAAAAAGCTGGTTTCACAAAACGAACCGGCTCAAAGGCTTCTGGGTACAGCAGATATTTAATTCCGCGGGAGAGCTATGCTTCGAAGCAAACATGATCGGCGTCTTCGCCAGTGGCGGTAAGGCAAAACGCCTGCCGATGGAAATCTATGAGCATTTCCTCAAGTTTGTCGAAAGTGAATGA
- a CDS encoding YfhO family protein, translating into MSKKNVNPKMSHPAPKGKQVAAGMGSHRLTGGFEMNKYLPLILILSLFVLLSAIYFPVAYKGEAPLAEDITQWEGAAKKIIDYNREHSDRALWTQSMFSGMPAYMISFPNRFPFLESLTRMTDKVINWRIFMLFLGGLGIFFLLRHLKMDWLICFAGAVAFIFSCHWVGLLDIGHNTKFRAIMYIPWVIWALIYLKSKPGLLGFGFLATMLIVQLRENHPQISYYLYLFIGMYWVYTLIETLKSKQWKDFAIFTALTAGAFGLTLLAVMNPYLSTMEYSHYTMRGGASGLETSYAQGWSFHPWEIIGLIVPDFFGGINQNYWGWMPFTQIYNYFGIVVLAFGALALSGKHRRLALFLWISSTIFTLMSFGQFSPMLSDLLLKYLPYFNKFRVPSMILTMVQINFVLLAGLGLDTVIQKSKDGSAAYSKGLFKAFWISGAVFIIWLALAKTFFWGLQFTNAGELAQLESRNLMNRLPELKALRLDALYKSGLLSFLFLTVSLGLAYLHSVKKMSKAFFLLLITMIIFIDLWLYTGKHLKDIHPAQKHRNRFVEQDFDAFLRQDESNFRIYPFNVGQVRPAGEWAYHHQSIDGYSAAKLKRYDDLLKVIQGDSKTGSDGEWIRYLRGVFEGRGKETPTPVLDMLSTKYIVFPDSIPYVAFLNQIDHAFASQTGLYIYKNKTALPRAWFVSGVQKVAPADSILSLMSIATFDPRRVAYVEEEIGGVQAPDSASVVQTKAEMHELAYEVSTDKDAFLVLSEIYYPAGWKAYLGETEIPIHAANYALRGLKIPAGKHQLRLVFAPDSYKQGVRLSFAGLILSLLALLGGLGWSYFKSKRIISSRINP; encoded by the coding sequence ATGTCCAAGAAAAATGTCAACCCCAAAATGTCACACCCTGCCCCAAAGGGCAAACAGGTCGCTGCCGGCATGGGCTCGCATAGACTGACCGGTGGTTTCGAGATGAACAAATATCTGCCGTTGATCCTGATTTTGAGCTTGTTCGTTCTGCTCAGCGCGATCTATTTTCCCGTTGCTTACAAAGGCGAGGCTCCTCTGGCGGAAGACATCACTCAATGGGAAGGCGCGGCAAAAAAGATCATCGATTACAACCGCGAACACAGCGACCGGGCTTTGTGGACGCAGAGTATGTTTTCCGGCATGCCGGCATATATGATCAGCTTTCCCAATCGTTTTCCCTTCCTCGAAAGCCTGACTCGCATGACGGATAAGGTGATCAACTGGCGCATCTTTATGCTGTTTTTGGGAGGACTTGGCATCTTTTTCCTGCTGCGGCATCTGAAAATGGATTGGCTGATCTGCTTTGCGGGAGCGGTAGCGTTCATCTTTTCCTGTCATTGGGTGGGGCTGCTGGACATCGGTCACAACACCAAATTCCGCGCCATCATGTATATCCCCTGGGTGATCTGGGCGCTGATCTATCTGAAGAGCAAGCCGGGACTGCTGGGATTCGGCTTTCTGGCGACGATGCTGATCGTGCAGCTTCGGGAAAATCATCCTCAGATCAGCTATTATCTCTATCTTTTCATCGGCATGTATTGGGTCTATACGCTGATCGAAACGCTTAAAAGCAAGCAGTGGAAGGATTTTGCCATCTTCACAGCATTGACCGCAGGCGCTTTTGGATTGACTCTGCTGGCGGTGATGAATCCCTATCTTTCCACGATGGAATATAGCCACTATACCATGCGTGGCGGTGCTTCCGGACTGGAAACGAGCTATGCGCAGGGCTGGAGTTTCCATCCTTGGGAGATCATTGGCTTGATCGTGCCGGATTTCTTTGGCGGGATCAATCAAAACTATTGGGGCTGGATGCCGTTTACGCAGATCTATAACTATTTCGGCATCGTGGTATTGGCTTTCGGAGCCCTTGCTCTGAGCGGCAAACACCGCCGCCTGGCGCTCTTTTTGTGGATATCCTCGACGATCTTTACTCTGATGTCCTTTGGCCAGTTTTCACCAATGCTTTCCGATCTGCTGCTCAAATATCTGCCTTATTTCAACAAGTTCCGCGTTCCTTCGATGATCCTGACCATGGTGCAGATCAATTTCGTGCTCTTGGCGGGCTTGGGACTGGATACCGTCATTCAGAAAAGCAAGGATGGCAGCGCGGCATATTCCAAAGGACTGTTCAAAGCTTTCTGGATCAGCGGCGCGGTCTTTATCATCTGGCTCGCGCTGGCAAAGACCTTCTTTTGGGGACTGCAATTTACCAATGCCGGAGAATTGGCACAGCTCGAAAGCCGCAACCTGATGAACCGCCTGCCGGAGCTCAAGGCTTTGCGCCTGGATGCGCTCTACAAAAGCGGTCTGCTCAGTTTTCTGTTCCTCACGGTTTCACTCGGGCTGGCATATCTGCACAGCGTGAAAAAGATGTCCAAAGCCTTCTTCCTTCTGCTGATCACGATGATCATCTTCATCGATCTATGGCTCTACACCGGCAAGCATCTCAAGGATATCCATCCCGCGCAGAAACACCGCAACCGCTTTGTCGAACAGGATTTCGACGCCTTCCTCAGGCAGGACGAAAGCAACTTCCGCATCTATCCTTTCAACGTCGGGCAAGTGCGTCCCGCCGGCGAATGGGCATATCATCATCAGAGCATCGATGGTTATTCCGCAGCCAAGCTGAAGCGCTATGACGACCTGTTGAAGGTCATTCAGGGGGATTCCAAAACCGGTAGCGATGGTGAATGGATCCGCTATCTGAGAGGAGTCTTCGAGGGGCGTGGAAAGGAAACTCCGACACCCGTGCTGGACATGCTTTCCACCAAATATATCGTCTTCCCGGATTCGATTCCATATGTGGCTTTTTTGAACCAGATTGATCACGCTTTCGCAAGCCAGACGGGACTTTATATCTATAAAAACAAAACCGCTCTTCCCAGAGCTTGGTTTGTGAGCGGTGTGCAAAAAGTCGCACCCGCGGATTCCATCCTGTCACTGATGAGTATTGCCACTTTCGATCCGCGCCGCGTGGCATACGTGGAAGAAGAGATCGGTGGGGTTCAGGCTCCCGATTCCGCTTCCGTAGTGCAAACCAAAGCAGAAATGCACGAACTCGCCTATGAGGTGAGCACGGACAAAGACGCCTTCCTCGTTTTGAGCGAGATCTATTATCCAGCGGGCTGGAAAGCATATCTTGGCGAAACCGAGATTCCCATCCACGCTGCCAACTACGCCCTACGCGGATTGAAGATTCCCGCAGGAAAACATCAGCTTCGCCTGGTCTTTGCTCCGGATTCCT